One window of the Nocardia huaxiensis genome contains the following:
- a CDS encoding DUF418 domain-containing protein, which yields MLALDAARGIAVLGMFAVHVGPQGDMPGASWLTVFAGRSAALFAVLAGVSLALLSGGDRPYTGIAARRSIVRIAARAVLIALLGLALAQLHSGIGIMLILAYYGLYFLLALPLLRLSARTLALLAAGWAVAGPVVSFLIRSHMEQNSFGGSPSFEMLTSWSGVREAAEMLVLTGAYPALTWMPFVLAGMALGRWGIRAARPLPVIVTGAGLALLGYGGSWLLQHPGGGRAQLLDLLTSALATNGGTDIDAGQIIDAGSFGAVSTTSWWWLTVATPHSGTPFEIVGAIGVAFLVIGVLLAVVPRAETALRPLIYAGSCALSLYILQVVAVSVLVPIPDPDAIELPSGIHAPGWELLALLAIGALLAATLWRSVFRRGPAELLLHRVSMGLTKALVPDPASRIR from the coding sequence GTGCTCGCGCTCGATGCGGCACGCGGAATCGCGGTGCTCGGTATGTTCGCGGTGCATGTGGGACCGCAGGGCGACATGCCTGGAGCCTCCTGGCTGACCGTTTTCGCGGGCCGCTCGGCTGCCCTGTTCGCGGTGCTCGCGGGCGTCTCCCTGGCACTGCTCTCCGGCGGTGATCGCCCCTACACCGGAATCGCGGCCCGCCGCAGCATCGTTCGCATCGCCGCGCGGGCGGTGCTCATCGCCCTGCTGGGTCTCGCACTGGCGCAACTGCATTCCGGTATCGGGATCATGCTCATCCTGGCCTACTACGGGCTCTACTTCCTGCTGGCCCTGCCGCTGCTGCGGCTGTCCGCGCGCACGCTCGCGCTGCTGGCGGCGGGGTGGGCGGTCGCGGGACCCGTCGTGTCCTTCTTGATCCGAAGTCATATGGAGCAGAACAGTTTCGGTGGCAGCCCCAGCTTCGAGATGCTCACCTCGTGGTCGGGCGTACGGGAGGCGGCCGAGATGCTGGTGCTCACCGGCGCGTATCCGGCGCTGACCTGGATGCCCTTCGTCCTGGCCGGAATGGCGTTGGGCCGGTGGGGAATCCGCGCGGCCCGCCCACTGCCGGTGATCGTGACGGGTGCGGGTCTGGCCTTGCTCGGTTACGGCGGATCGTGGCTGCTGCAGCATCCCGGCGGCGGCCGCGCGCAGCTGCTCGACCTGCTCACGAGCGCGCTGGCCACGAACGGCGGCACCGATATCGACGCGGGACAGATCATCGATGCGGGCAGCTTCGGCGCGGTATCCACCACGAGCTGGTGGTGGCTGACGGTCGCCACCCCGCACAGCGGCACCCCGTTCGAGATCGTGGGTGCGATCGGTGTGGCGTTCCTGGTGATCGGCGTCCTGCTGGCGGTCGTGCCGCGAGCGGAAACGGCGCTGCGGCCCCTGATCTACGCCGGTTCGTGCGCGCTGAGCCTCTACATCCTGCAGGTGGTGGCGGTCAGCGTGCTGGTGCCGATTCCGGATCCGGATGCCATCGAGCTGCCGTCCGGCATCCATGCCCCGGGCTGGGAACTGCTGGCGCTGCTGGCCATCGGCGCACTGCTCGCGGCAACCCTGTGGCGCAGCGTCTTCCGCCGCGGTCCGGCGGAATTGCTGCTCCACAGGGTCAGCATGGGTCTTACGAAAGCGCTTGTGCCCGATCCCGCGTCGCGAATTCGGTGA
- a CDS encoding TetR/AcrR family transcriptional regulator, with the protein MKSADLPLLGQPSTPGTAPAERADAARNRAKILEAAAGLFAERDPRGVTMDDIAKAAGVGRGTLYRRYPDVVSIAVALLDEYERTVQEQLLSGPPPLGPGAPPAERLAAFYAAMIDLLDAHANLVLGAETGSARFATGAYQFWRVHVRTLATEAGVPEPDSLVEPLLAPLAAEVYLHQKERGLTSEEIKTALGRLAHGVLS; encoded by the coding sequence ATGAAATCCGCCGATCTGCCGCTGCTCGGTCAGCCCTCGACACCCGGAACCGCACCCGCGGAACGAGCGGACGCAGCCCGCAATCGAGCCAAGATCCTGGAGGCCGCCGCCGGACTGTTCGCTGAGCGCGACCCACGCGGCGTCACCATGGACGACATCGCCAAGGCCGCCGGGGTCGGGCGCGGCACGCTGTATCGGCGGTATCCGGACGTCGTCTCGATCGCGGTCGCGCTGCTGGACGAGTACGAGCGCACAGTGCAGGAACAGCTGCTGTCCGGGCCGCCGCCGCTGGGGCCGGGCGCGCCACCGGCCGAACGGCTCGCCGCCTTCTACGCCGCCATGATCGACCTGCTGGACGCGCATGCCAATCTGGTGCTCGGCGCGGAAACCGGAAGTGCGCGCTTCGCCACCGGGGCCTATCAGTTCTGGCGGGTGCACGTGCGCACGCTGGCGACGGAAGCCGGTGTGCCGGAACCCGATTCGCTCGTCGAGCCGCTGCTCGCGCCGCTGGCGGCGGAGGTGTACCTGCACCAGAAGGAGCGCGGCCTGACCTCGGAAGAGATCAAGACCGCGCTCGGCAGGCTCGCCCACGGCGTATTGAGTTAG
- a CDS encoding CbtB domain-containing protein — protein sequence MAIVHNPSREGDALKALLVSAAVVLFALLTLYLVGFDQGAISRSGMFMHELMHDGRHLLGVPCH from the coding sequence ATGGCTATCGTCCACAACCCCAGCCGGGAAGGCGACGCCCTCAAGGCGCTGCTCGTTTCCGCCGCGGTCGTTCTCTTCGCACTGCTCACGCTGTACCTGGTCGGCTTCGATCAGGGCGCCATCTCGCGCAGCGGCATGTTCATGCACGAGCTCATGCACGACGGACGACACCTGCTGGGCGTGCCGTGCCACTGA
- a CDS encoding SRPBCC family protein, giving the protein MDVAPVRPPDLSQRPFFLAVERIMAASPDELYRMCTRQLGLWFADPGSVLMHQPAVNETFFFTAGGGHPHYGRFLRLLPERLMEVTWVTGEGGTEGAETIVTIELSPHGAGTALLLTHAGFPNAAARDRHEKAWPKVLEQLDQRATAAV; this is encoded by the coding sequence ATGGACGTCGCACCTGTTCGGCCTCCGGATCTATCCCAGCGGCCGTTCTTCCTCGCCGTCGAAAGAATCATGGCGGCCTCACCCGACGAGCTCTACCGCATGTGCACCCGGCAATTGGGCCTCTGGTTCGCCGATCCCGGTTCGGTGCTCATGCATCAGCCCGCGGTGAACGAGACCTTCTTCTTCACCGCGGGCGGCGGGCATCCGCACTACGGCCGTTTCCTGAGATTGCTCCCCGAACGCCTCATGGAGGTCACCTGGGTGACCGGCGAAGGCGGCACCGAGGGCGCGGAAACCATTGTCACCATTGAACTCTCACCGCACGGCGCGGGCACGGCGCTGCTGCTCACCCATGCCGGATTCCCGAACGCGGCGGCCCGCGACCGGCACGAGAAGGCGTGGCCCAAAGTTCTGGAGCAGCTGGATCAGCGTGCCACCGCGGCCGTGTGA
- a CDS encoding heparan-alpha-glucosaminide N-acetyltransferase domain-containing protein, with translation MGKTATIAVPEEGRGADSLPRVLALDAARAIAVLGMFAVHMGPSTELSDQASWLSVFEGRASALFAVLAGVSVALLSGGDRPTRDRTRLGALRIAVRAVLVVLVGLALAQLESSIGVLIILVYYGLFFLCALPLLRLRGRTLALIAVVWAVAGPVVSFLIRSPMETTYLGNPTFDMFTSLTGVRALAESLLLTGIYPVMTWMPFIIAGMALGRIGIRSVRPAAVIGLGAVLAVLGHGGSWVAQQVLGGRDRLVEVMLPEAAELGLSDSYLDLVLDGSSFGTVGTNSWWWLTIDTPHSGTPFDIFAVTGSALLVIGVLLLVTPRAHMALRPLISAGSCALSLYILHLVALWVLAPLPDYSAIIDYASLEELPPPPSGIHEPGWSMLGLVAIGGVVLATLWRSVFRRGPAEWLLHGVSLGIAKRVVPVAERRRRRELAQ, from the coding sequence ATGGGGAAAACGGCGACCATAGCGGTTCCGGAAGAGGGGCGGGGGGCCGATTCACTACCGCGCGTACTCGCGCTGGACGCGGCCCGCGCCATTGCGGTGCTCGGCATGTTCGCGGTTCATATGGGTCCGAGTACGGAGCTGTCGGACCAGGCCTCGTGGCTGAGTGTGTTCGAGGGCCGGGCATCGGCACTGTTCGCCGTGCTCGCCGGCGTATCGGTGGCGCTGCTGTCCGGCGGCGACCGGCCCACGCGTGATCGGACCCGGCTCGGCGCGCTGCGGATCGCGGTGCGCGCGGTGCTCGTCGTGCTGGTGGGTCTCGCACTGGCGCAACTGGAGTCGAGCATCGGGGTCCTGATCATCCTGGTCTACTACGGCCTGTTCTTCCTGTGCGCGCTGCCGCTGCTGCGCTTGCGGGGGCGGACTCTGGCGCTGATCGCGGTGGTGTGGGCGGTCGCCGGGCCCGTCGTGTCGTTTCTGATTCGAAGCCCCATGGAGACGACCTACCTGGGGAATCCGACCTTCGACATGTTCACGTCGCTGACGGGCGTACGGGCGCTGGCCGAATCGCTGCTGCTCACCGGCATCTACCCGGTGATGACCTGGATGCCGTTCATCATTGCCGGAATGGCCCTGGGCCGCATCGGAATCCGGTCGGTGCGACCGGCCGCGGTGATCGGGCTGGGAGCCGTGCTCGCGGTGCTCGGACACGGCGGATCCTGGGTGGCGCAGCAGGTGCTGGGCGGACGCGACCGCCTCGTCGAAGTGATGCTGCCGGAAGCCGCCGAATTGGGGCTCTCCGACTCCTACCTGGACCTCGTGCTCGATGGGAGCAGCTTCGGCACGGTGGGCACCAACAGCTGGTGGTGGCTGACGATCGACACGCCGCACAGCGGGACGCCGTTCGACATCTTCGCGGTCACCGGCTCGGCACTGCTGGTGATCGGCGTGCTGCTGCTGGTCACCCCGCGAGCACACATGGCGCTGCGGCCCTTGATCAGTGCCGGTTCCTGCGCGCTGTCGCTCTACATCCTGCATCTGGTGGCGCTCTGGGTGCTCGCGCCGCTGCCCGACTACAGCGCGATCATCGACTACGCCTCGCTCGAGGAACTTCCTCCGCCGCCCAGCGGAATTCACGAGCCGGGATGGTCGATGCTGGGGTTGGTGGCGATCGGCGGGGTGGTGCTGGCGACCCTGTGGCGTAGCGTCTTCCGCCGCGGTCCGGCGGAATGGCTGCTCCACGGCGTCAGCCTCGGTATCGCGAAACGGGTCGTGCCGGTTGCCGAGCGGCGCCGCCGCCGGGAACTCGCACAGTAG
- a CDS encoding DMT family transporter, with translation MPWLILGLAGLVEIAWSQSIKPTQNFTKPLATLICLVLMAGAVYLLSVAMQSLPVGTAYAVFTGIGAVGAITIGIVVQKDPLSAGRVLALAMIIGGIVLAHATNPE, from the coding sequence ATGCCCTGGCTCATCCTGGGTTTGGCCGGTCTGGTGGAGATCGCGTGGTCGCAGTCCATCAAGCCGACCCAGAATTTCACCAAGCCGCTGGCCACGCTCATCTGCCTGGTGCTCATGGCCGGTGCGGTGTACCTGCTGTCGGTGGCCATGCAGTCGTTGCCGGTCGGGACCGCCTACGCGGTATTCACCGGGATCGGCGCGGTCGGTGCGATCACCATCGGCATCGTGGTGCAGAAGGATCCGCTGTCGGCCGGACGCGTGCTGGCGCTGGCCATGATCATCGGCGGCATCGTGCTCGCTCACGCCACCAATCCCGAGTGA
- a CDS encoding DUF4190 domain-containing protein, producing the protein MVIPQQPIGSPVEHNYATTVLLLGVLSLFCCGITGPMAWVLGRRALNEIDASGGALGGRTQVMVGYVAGIVGTFFMIFFAFLYLLMILGGRG; encoded by the coding sequence GTGGTCATTCCTCAGCAGCCCATCGGGTCTCCGGTCGAGCACAACTATGCGACAACCGTGCTGCTGCTCGGGGTGCTGAGCCTGTTCTGCTGCGGGATCACCGGGCCCATGGCCTGGGTACTGGGGCGGCGCGCGCTCAATGAGATCGATGCGTCCGGCGGCGCGCTCGGCGGACGCACCCAGGTGATGGTCGGCTACGTCGCGGGGATCGTGGGGACCTTCTTCATGATCTTCTTCGCGTTCCTCTACCTGCTGATGATCCTGGGCGGCCGGGGTTAG
- a CDS encoding antibiotic biosynthesis monooxygenase family protein, whose translation MAVVKINAIEVPEGAGPELESRFAARAHAVENSPGFLGFQLLRPVAGDNRYFVVTQWDSEDSFAAWRDGPARAAHAGSDRKPVSTGASLLEFEVVLDVAAKNA comes from the coding sequence ATGGCAGTCGTCAAGATCAACGCAATCGAGGTTCCCGAGGGCGCGGGCCCCGAACTGGAGAGCCGCTTCGCCGCGCGTGCGCACGCCGTGGAGAACTCGCCCGGATTCCTCGGCTTCCAGCTGCTGCGCCCCGTCGCGGGCGACAACCGCTACTTCGTTGTCACGCAGTGGGATTCCGAGGACTCCTTCGCCGCCTGGCGCGACGGCCCGGCGCGCGCCGCGCACGCCGGTTCGGATCGCAAGCCGGTCTCCACGGGCGCGTCCCTGCTCGAATTCGAGGTCGTCCTCGATGTGGCGGCGAAGAACGCCTGA
- a CDS encoding CbtA family protein, whose amino-acid sequence MPLSDSAELTGSLKTLLLRGLLAGLIAGLLAGTVGFFIGEPKINAAIAIEEAQSQPATDGHSHESTETGGHSHGDEEEPLVSRTGQKFGLFLALSLAGLALGAIYAVAANVARRYTTMSGTKLALGLAAGGWVAYTLVPFFKYPANPPAVGDPETITDRTWLWFASVLLGFAAVGVGVYVYKLLEKQLDTVRFIGGVAAFVLVVAIGYIALPGVNEVKSDFPATLLWEFRVSSLAQTATLWIALGLAFAALTEFATRDRAQALS is encoded by the coding sequence GTGCCACTGAGTGATTCCGCCGAACTGACGGGTTCACTCAAGACGCTGTTGCTGCGTGGCTTGCTGGCCGGCCTCATCGCCGGCCTGCTCGCCGGCACCGTCGGATTCTTCATCGGAGAACCGAAGATCAACGCGGCCATCGCCATCGAGGAAGCTCAGTCCCAGCCCGCCACGGACGGGCATTCGCACGAGTCCACCGAGACCGGTGGGCATTCGCACGGCGACGAGGAAGAACCCCTCGTGAGCCGGACCGGACAGAAGTTCGGATTGTTCCTGGCGCTGAGCCTGGCCGGACTGGCCCTCGGCGCGATCTACGCGGTCGCCGCGAATGTGGCGCGCCGGTACACCACCATGTCGGGGACGAAGCTCGCGCTCGGTCTCGCGGCCGGCGGCTGGGTGGCGTACACCCTGGTGCCGTTCTTCAAGTACCCGGCCAATCCGCCCGCCGTGGGCGATCCGGAGACCATCACCGACCGCACCTGGTTGTGGTTCGCGTCGGTGCTGCTCGGCTTCGCCGCCGTCGGGGTGGGCGTGTACGTGTACAAGCTGCTCGAAAAGCAGCTGGACACAGTGCGTTTCATCGGCGGAGTGGCGGCGTTCGTCCTTGTCGTCGCCATCGGCTACATCGCGCTGCCGGGCGTCAACGAGGTGAAGTCCGACTTCCCGGCCACGCTGCTGTGGGAGTTCCGGGTGTCCTCGCTGGCGCAGACCGCCACGCTGTGGATCGCACTCGGGCTGGCCTTCGCGGCGCTCACCGAATTCGCGACGCGGGATCGGGCACAAGCGCTTTCGTAA
- a CDS encoding OsmC family peroxiredoxin: protein MPTRSARTAWTGGLQDGSGQVELVSSGVGKYDVSFPKRSADNADGTTSPEELIAAAHSSCYSMALSAQIGNAGGTPQSLDVTADVTLGPDPAGGFRISKIKLTVVGRAAGIDEAGFLAAAEAAKAGCPVSKALTGVDDIELDATFEA from the coding sequence ATGCCCACTCGTAGCGCACGCACCGCGTGGACCGGCGGACTGCAGGACGGTTCCGGACAGGTCGAGCTGGTCAGCTCGGGCGTCGGCAAGTACGACGTCTCCTTCCCGAAGCGTTCGGCCGACAATGCCGACGGCACCACCAGCCCGGAAGAGCTGATCGCGGCCGCGCACTCCTCCTGCTACTCGATGGCGCTGTCGGCGCAGATCGGCAATGCCGGTGGCACGCCGCAGAGTCTGGACGTCACCGCCGATGTCACCCTCGGCCCGGACCCGGCCGGCGGCTTCCGCATCTCCAAGATCAAGCTGACCGTGGTGGGCCGCGCCGCCGGCATCGACGAGGCCGGCTTCCTGGCCGCCGCCGAGGCCGCCAAGGCGGGCTGCCCGGTGTCGAAGGCGCTCACCGGCGTCGACGACATCGAACTGGATGCCACCTTCGAGGCCTGA
- a CDS encoding acyl-CoA dehydrogenase family protein — MIDFTIPAELAAERDRVRQFVIDKIVPFERDPRLTAHGPNDELRQELVELARAEGLLTVQAPKELGGRGLTHVEQAVLYEASGWSTLGPVAMNCAAPDEGNMFLLSKIADEEQTKRYLQPVIDGHQRSVFAMTEPGGAGSDPNQLATAATFDGENFTINGRKWLITGADGAKTWIIMARLAANPHLPEGPTLFLCDGDQPGIVIERIMNTMDRNYVGGHAVVNFENLVLPKDSVLGETGQALRYAQLRLAPARLTHCMRWLGAAERAQAIAIDYAKTRTAFGKPIGEHQGVSFLLADNEIALHQCRLTIWHACWLMDQGEKARHESSIAKSYVSEELFKVTDRCVQVLGGIGISDETVVEMIFRDMRAFRLYDGPTEVHKYAIGRQILRG, encoded by the coding sequence ATGATCGACTTCACGATTCCTGCCGAACTCGCCGCCGAACGTGACCGGGTGCGGCAGTTCGTCATCGACAAGATCGTTCCCTTCGAGCGCGATCCCCGCCTGACCGCGCACGGCCCCAATGACGAATTGCGCCAGGAACTGGTCGAACTCGCGCGCGCCGAAGGCCTGCTGACCGTTCAGGCCCCCAAGGAGCTGGGCGGTCGCGGCCTCACCCACGTCGAGCAGGCCGTGCTCTACGAGGCCTCCGGCTGGTCCACGCTGGGCCCGGTCGCCATGAACTGCGCCGCCCCCGACGAGGGCAATATGTTCCTGCTCTCCAAGATCGCCGACGAGGAGCAGACCAAGCGCTACCTGCAGCCGGTCATCGACGGCCACCAGCGCTCCGTCTTCGCCATGACCGAGCCCGGCGGCGCCGGCTCCGACCCCAACCAGCTCGCCACCGCGGCCACCTTCGACGGCGAGAACTTCACCATCAACGGCCGCAAATGGCTGATCACCGGCGCCGACGGCGCGAAGACCTGGATCATCATGGCGCGTCTGGCCGCCAACCCGCACCTGCCCGAGGGTCCGACCCTGTTCCTCTGCGACGGCGACCAGCCCGGCATCGTCATCGAACGCATCATGAACACCATGGACCGCAACTACGTCGGCGGCCACGCGGTGGTGAACTTCGAAAACCTGGTGCTGCCAAAGGATTCCGTGCTCGGCGAGACCGGCCAGGCGCTGCGCTACGCCCAGCTGCGCCTGGCCCCCGCGCGCCTCACGCACTGCATGCGCTGGCTCGGCGCGGCCGAACGCGCCCAGGCCATCGCCATCGACTACGCCAAGACCCGCACCGCCTTCGGCAAGCCCATCGGCGAGCACCAGGGTGTGTCGTTCCTGTTGGCGGACAACGAGATCGCGCTGCACCAGTGCCGCCTCACCATCTGGCACGCCTGCTGGCTGATGGATCAGGGCGAGAAGGCGCGGCACGAGTCCTCCATCGCCAAATCCTATGTCTCCGAAGAACTTTTCAAGGTGACCGACCGCTGCGTGCAGGTGCTCGGCGGCATCGGCATCTCCGACGAGACCGTGGTGGAGATGATCTTCCGCGACATGCGCGCCTTCCGCCTCTACGATGGCCCCACCGAGGTCCACAAGTACGCGATCGGACGTCAGATCCTGAGGGGGTAG
- the rlmB gene encoding 23S rRNA (guanosine(2251)-2'-O)-methyltransferase RlmB codes for MAGNSQRRGATRKAGSKKGQTVGSGGQRRRGLEGKGATPKAEDRVYHAAAKRAKLKAKAEAKSATTRARNAARPAVNRKDGEGPELVLGRNPVVECLRAGVPATALYVAVGTENDDRLTEAVKIAADTGISILEVPRTDLDKLSHNGMHQGLALQVPPYRYAHPDDLVERARAAGEPGLLVALDNITDPRNLGAVVRSVAAFGGQGVVIPQRRSAGVTAVAWRTSAGAAARLPVARATNLTRTLKDWANKGYQIVGLDAGGDTTLDEFDGSAPTVIVVGSEGKGLSRLVRETCDTILSIPMAGPVESLNASVAAGVVLAEAARQRRN; via the coding sequence ATGGCAGGCAATTCGCAGCGACGCGGCGCGACCCGCAAGGCGGGCAGCAAGAAGGGGCAGACGGTCGGCTCGGGCGGGCAGCGGCGACGCGGGCTCGAAGGCAAGGGCGCGACCCCGAAGGCGGAGGATCGCGTCTATCACGCGGCCGCCAAGCGCGCGAAGCTGAAGGCCAAGGCGGAAGCCAAGAGCGCCACCACGCGCGCCCGCAATGCGGCGCGGCCCGCGGTCAACCGCAAGGACGGGGAGGGGCCGGAGCTGGTGCTCGGGCGCAATCCGGTGGTGGAGTGCCTGCGCGCCGGAGTTCCGGCGACCGCGCTGTACGTGGCCGTGGGCACCGAGAACGACGACCGGCTCACCGAGGCCGTCAAGATCGCGGCCGACACCGGCATCTCGATCCTGGAGGTGCCGCGCACCGACCTGGACAAGCTGAGCCACAACGGGATGCACCAGGGGCTGGCCCTGCAGGTGCCGCCGTACCGGTACGCGCATCCGGACGATCTGGTGGAGCGGGCGCGCGCCGCCGGCGAGCCCGGCCTGCTGGTGGCGCTGGACAACATCACCGACCCACGCAATCTGGGCGCGGTGGTGCGTTCGGTGGCGGCGTTCGGCGGTCAGGGCGTGGTGATCCCGCAGCGTCGCAGCGCGGGCGTCACCGCTGTCGCGTGGCGCACCAGCGCGGGTGCGGCGGCCCGGCTCCCCGTGGCTCGCGCCACGAATCTCACTCGCACGCTGAAGGATTGGGCCAACAAGGGTTACCAGATCGTGGGCCTGGACGCGGGCGGCGACACCACCCTCGACGAATTCGACGGCAGCGCACCGACTGTCATCGTCGTCGGCTCCGAGGGCAAGGGCCTGTCCCGCCTGGTCCGCGAAACCTGCGACACCATCCTCAGCATCCCGATGGCGGGCCCGGTCGAGTCGCTCAACGCCTCTGTCGCCGCCGGTGTGGTCCTCGCCGAGGCCGCCCGGCAGCGCCGCAACTGA
- a CDS encoding alpha/beta fold hydrolase produces the protein MLYDEGGSGTPILLLHGLMGSARTWRSHLDWLREFGHVYTFDAAGHGRPAPAELTTEAFVDDLARATAAITEPMVVIGHSMGALHGWVFTAAHPERVRALVVEDIAPDFRGRTAANWAAMIAAWPQPFPDADSVLDFFGPVAGRYFLDSFTHGPDGYRLHGEVPTFRDISEEWGSRDFWAQWQSITVPALLIEGEHTITPPGQMREMAAVHPNARHVVIADAGHLVHDDQPAAYRAEVEGFLRRVRI, from the coding sequence ATGTTGTACGACGAAGGCGGCTCGGGCACACCGATTCTGCTGCTGCACGGGTTGATGGGCAGTGCTCGCACATGGCGTTCGCACCTGGACTGGTTGCGCGAGTTCGGGCATGTGTACACCTTCGACGCGGCCGGGCACGGACGTCCCGCACCGGCGGAGCTGACCACCGAGGCGTTCGTGGACGATCTCGCCCGGGCCACCGCGGCGATCACCGAACCCATGGTGGTGATCGGACATTCGATGGGCGCGCTGCACGGATGGGTTTTCACCGCGGCTCATCCCGAGCGTGTCCGCGCGCTCGTGGTCGAGGACATCGCGCCGGATTTCCGCGGGCGCACCGCCGCGAACTGGGCGGCCATGATCGCGGCCTGGCCGCAGCCGTTTCCGGACGCGGATTCCGTGCTGGATTTCTTCGGCCCGGTGGCCGGTCGCTACTTCCTCGACTCGTTCACGCACGGCCCCGACGGCTATCGCCTGCACGGCGAGGTGCCGACCTTCCGCGATATCTCCGAGGAGTGGGGTTCGCGCGATTTCTGGGCGCAGTGGCAGTCGATCACCGTCCCGGCGCTGCTCATCGAGGGTGAGCACACCATCACCCCGCCGGGTCAGATGCGGGAGATGGCCGCGGTGCATCCGAATGCCCGGCATGTGGTGATCGCGGACGCCGGGCATCTCGTGCACGACGATCAACCCGCTGCCTACCGGGCCGAAGTCGAGGGGTTTCTGCGCCGCGTCCGCATTTGA
- a CDS encoding enoyl-CoA hydratase/isomerase family protein, whose amino-acid sequence MSSELHVDVSGGVAVLTLNRPAQQNALTPAMASELGAALRRCDNDDAIGAVVITGTAPAFCAGADLSLKVGEVNGLIDPPPFRIRKPVIAAVNGHAVGIGLEIALQCDLRYLARDAVYGLNQVRRGALADGYAHWTLPRLVGSANAADLLLTGRTFDGYEARALGLANGVLDASEVLPTALAVAHDIAHGSAPLPVALSKRLLWEAPTMTPESVGRLETELNDYVAKSADGGEGVAALKDRRQPKWTGSVSAEWPAWDAVTDGKRPTLD is encoded by the coding sequence ATGAGTTCGGAATTGCACGTGGACGTCTCCGGGGGAGTCGCCGTGCTCACGCTCAACCGGCCCGCCCAGCAGAATGCGCTCACTCCGGCCATGGCGTCGGAACTCGGTGCGGCGCTACGACGCTGCGACAACGATGATGCGATCGGTGCGGTCGTCATCACCGGGACGGCGCCGGCGTTCTGCGCGGGCGCGGATCTGTCATTGAAGGTCGGCGAGGTGAACGGCCTGATCGATCCGCCGCCCTTCCGCATTCGCAAACCGGTCATCGCCGCGGTGAACGGGCACGCGGTGGGGATCGGCCTGGAGATCGCGCTGCAGTGCGATCTGCGCTACCTGGCCCGCGACGCCGTCTACGGGCTGAACCAGGTGCGGCGCGGCGCGCTCGCCGACGGCTACGCGCACTGGACGCTGCCGCGGCTCGTCGGCAGCGCCAATGCCGCTGACCTGCTGCTCACCGGCCGCACCTTCGACGGCTACGAGGCCCGCGCGCTCGGCCTGGCCAATGGCGTCCTGGATGCCAGTGAGGTGCTGCCCACCGCGCTGGCCGTCGCCCACGACATCGCGCACGGCTCCGCCCCGCTGCCGGTGGCGCTGTCCAAGCGCCTGCTGTGGGAGGCCCCGACCATGACGCCGGAATCGGTGGGCCGTTTGGAAACCGAGCTCAACGACTACGTCGCCAAGAGCGCCGATGGCGGCGAGGGCGTGGCCGCGCTCAAGGATCGCCGTCAGCCCAAGTGGACCGGCAGCGTCAGCGCCGAATGGCCGGCCTGGGATGCCGTCACCGACGGCAAGCGCCCGACCCTGGACTAA
- a CDS encoding FMN-dependent NADH-azoreductase, which yields MTTLLHLDSSARRNSLSREVSAAFADAWRAEHPNGRYIHRDLAADPVPFIGEGWTELCDRVLAAGRTDLDRLAALVDSPAQVEAWAIVEPLLTEVRAADVVLIGTPMYNYSIPAGLKAWLDQITFPRMSLAPTRFVVATARGGAYSPGAPKAIYDYQERYLRDFFAGHFAVEDTVFINAELGNSRQDPNLAHLRDQHDASYAAALDTARALGKEY from the coding sequence ATGACCACGCTGCTGCACCTCGACTCCAGCGCCCGCCGCAACTCCCTCAGCCGCGAGGTGAGCGCCGCCTTCGCCGACGCCTGGCGCGCCGAGCACCCGAACGGCCGCTACATCCACCGCGATCTGGCCGCCGACCCCGTCCCCTTCATCGGTGAGGGCTGGACCGAACTCTGCGACCGGGTACTCGCGGCGGGCCGCACCGACTTGGATCGGCTTGCGGCCCTGGTGGATTCGCCCGCCCAGGTCGAGGCGTGGGCGATCGTCGAACCCCTGCTCACCGAGGTCCGCGCCGCCGACGTGGTGCTCATCGGCACCCCGATGTACAACTACTCGATCCCGGCCGGCCTCAAGGCGTGGCTGGACCAGATCACCTTCCCGCGAATGTCGTTGGCCCCCACCCGTTTCGTGGTCGCCACCGCGCGCGGCGGCGCGTACTCCCCGGGCGCGCCCAAGGCGATCTACGACTATCAGGAGCGCTACCTGCGCGACTTCTTCGCCGGTCATTTCGCCGTCGAGGACACCGTCTTCATCAATGCGGAACTGGGCAATTCGCGGCAGGACCCGAATCTGGCGCACCTGCGCGACCAGCACGACGCGTCCTACGCCGCCGCCCTCGACACCGCTCGCGCACTCGGCAAGGAGTACTGA